A single region of the Kwoniella botswanensis chromosome 1, complete sequence genome encodes:
- a CDS encoding magnesium-dependent phosphatase-1 — MPRKTRGGTPEPAGGYRELNEEDPEAWPLLVAFDLDYTLWDLWIDTHISPPIKRKGDVLNQLVDRRGQDLSFYREVPSILAELKRRRIHVAAASRTSAPELAREALGMLLLPSEEGGDHVRAITYFNTMEIYPGSKLRHFKEIHRKTGIPYDQMLFFDDEHRNYEVESLGVTMQLVPSSGTDRKLWNDGLTLWRKRRGIKIIRP; from the exons ATGCCTAGGAAGACACGAGGGGGAACGCCAGAACCTGCTGGAGGGTATAGAGAGCTaaacgaagaagatccagaGGCTTGGCCGTTATTAGTGGCTTTTGATCTTGA CTATACATTATGGGATCTCTGGATAGAC ACACATATAAGTCCGCCGATTAAGAGGAAAGGCGATGTGTTGAATCAACTGGTAGACCG CCGCGGTCAAGATCTCTCATTTTATAGAGAAGTTCCCTCCATTCTTGCAGAGTTGAAACGAAGGAGGATACATGTTGCTGCGGCGTCACGGACAAGTGCACCTGAGTT AGCGAGAGAAGCGTTGGGTATGTTGTTGTTACcttctgaagaaggtggtgatcaTGTTAGGGCTATAACGTATTTCAACACT ATGGAAATATATCCAG GATCGAAATTGAGACATTTCAAAGAGATACATAGGAAGACAGGTATACCGTACGATCaaatg CTATTCTTCGATGACGAGCATAGGAACTACGAAGTAGAATCTCTAGGCGTGACGATGCAGCTCGTACCTTCCAGTGGGACAGATAGAAAGCTGTGGAATGATGGATTAACGCTATGGAGGAAGCGGAGGGGAATCAAGATTATCAGACCATGA